In one window of Rhizobium sp. ACO-34A DNA:
- a CDS encoding aliphatic sulfonate ABC transporter substrate-binding protein yields MTLISRRLFSSLLGGLAVLGITGMAAAHAAEDLSKVTLRVGDQTGATRAKLEAAGLLNDVPYKIEWSVFPAAVNLHEALKADAVDIGQAADSPTVSAIAGGSKIKVVANFSNGGLGSSILVPAGSPIKSLADLKGKTISPTTRGSVAHYLTLGALKKAGLTANDVKLAFLTPADASAAFQAGSIDAWGTWGVYKARTIGTLNATELVDGQGINTGNFVVSATNNALADSGKVAAIADFVSRVDRGYDWSRNNKDAYIAFYAGFAKQDKETIEKIYPDEAAYKRQPIDEAFVASLQTVFETWKEAGVLTGSLNLGDYVYRDIPIN; encoded by the coding sequence ATGACCCTGATATCCCGACGCCTGTTTTCATCGCTCCTTGGCGGCCTTGCCGTGCTCGGTATCACCGGTATGGCCGCTGCCCATGCGGCCGAAGACCTGAGCAAGGTCACGCTGCGCGTCGGCGACCAGACCGGTGCGACCCGCGCGAAACTGGAGGCCGCAGGCCTTCTCAATGACGTGCCCTACAAGATCGAATGGTCGGTCTTCCCGGCGGCAGTCAACCTGCATGAGGCGCTGAAGGCCGATGCTGTGGATATCGGCCAGGCCGCGGATTCCCCGACGGTCAGCGCCATTGCCGGCGGCTCCAAGATCAAGGTCGTCGCCAACTTCTCCAATGGCGGGCTCGGCAGCAGCATCCTCGTTCCGGCCGGCAGCCCGATCAAGAGCCTCGCCGACCTCAAGGGCAAGACGATCTCTCCGACCACCCGTGGCAGCGTGGCCCATTACCTGACGCTCGGAGCGCTGAAGAAGGCCGGTCTGACGGCCAATGACGTCAAGCTCGCCTTCCTGACGCCGGCCGATGCCAGCGCCGCCTTCCAGGCCGGCAGCATCGATGCATGGGGAACCTGGGGCGTCTACAAGGCGCGCACCATCGGCACGCTGAACGCTACCGAACTGGTCGACGGGCAGGGCATCAACACCGGCAATTTCGTGGTGAGCGCCACCAACAACGCGCTTGCCGATAGCGGCAAGGTGGCGGCAATCGCCGATTTCGTTTCCCGCGTCGACCGGGGCTACGACTGGTCGCGCAACAACAAGGATGCGTACATCGCCTTCTATGCGGGCTTCGCCAAGCAGGACAAGGAGACGATCGAGAAGATCTACCCGGATGAAGCCGCCTACAAGCGCCAGCCGATCGACGAAGCCTTCGTCGCCTCGCTGCAAACCGTGTTCGAGACCTGGAAGGAAGCTGGCGTCCTGACCGGATCCCTCAATCTCGGCGATTACGTCTATCGCGATATTCCGATCAACTGA